The Sorghum bicolor cultivar BTx623 chromosome 6, Sorghum_bicolor_NCBIv3, whole genome shotgun sequence genome contains the following window.
ACTGTACTATACATAAGCTCCTGTCCATGAACAGGACTGATGCTGTCTTCAGTTAATGATGATGCGCTCCATTCTCCTGGAATGAATGCCCCTTCACAGCTTGGATGGAGGCTGGTACCATCCCCACGGTTCATCCGAGCAATACTTGGTGACTTGCTTCACGGTCATGTAGTTATCAAGGCCCCTGAAAGCAATAGTGAAGGCAATTCAGGTGATGCAACTTACAAAACCTTTGCTTAGGGAGTATAATAGCTACAATTTGCGCAATTTTTTACACTGCAGTCAACACTCACCATTCTCCGAGCTCCCGACCAAAACCGCTCCGCTTGTTCCCTCCCCATGGAGCTTGGACGAAGCATGGTTGCGAGCAGTTTATCCAAATAATGCCAGATTGAAGAGCCTGCAGACGACAAATTTAAAATGTGTTATGGTATCTAATACTTCCATCAAATTATAGTTTTAACAGCTTTGCAAGTAAACAGGAGGTCAAATCAATGTCCAGGTCATACTTCCACTTTCAGTTACCTTTGAAATGCGCTCGCACCTCTCTTGATCATCGGAGATCACGGCACCAGCTAAACCATACCTGAAAAGAGTTTGTGCAGGTAGTGAATGAACAATATAAGCATCAAAGGTTTCTTTTCTAATTTCTAGTGCTATAAAATCAAGCAAAAATGACTCACTGAGTATCATTTGCAAGTTCCACAGCTTCACTCTCTCTCCTGAATTCTTTAACGCAGATGACAGGTCCAAAGACTTCCTCTCGCCAAATTTGCATTGACGTACTAATATCTGTTATAATTGTAGGTTCAAGAAAGAACCCTCTTTTGAGATGCTGCCAATTCATCAATGTAGCTTGGATCAATGGCTGAGAAACCAAAATGAGGCAATGAAATTAAGGATGCTTACCTGTGGTCGGGCACCTCCATACAGAATTGTGGCACCTTCACTTCTTGCAGTTGAGATGAACTTCTTTATCTTTTCGTACTGAATAAAACAAGGATTTAAAATGTTCAGAGTTGTGGATGACACATGCAATTGGGTTATGTCCATAATGTTCTATGTTGATTTCAAAAATATAAATGAATAAAATTACTTTTTTTGAAAGGGTGATGTGCAAAGAATCATTTGCTAACTCTTTCCTGGCTATCCATTTAATTTGGACATAATATCCTCATTGAAGTATTTACATAATAAAAAAAAGGTACATCTCTGCAACAGAACTTCAACAAGTTTGATATGCCTCGTTTTTACATCACCTGTCCTTCACTGACAACTGAACCCAGTCTGCAGCCTTCCTCCAGTGGATCTGAGACTTTTATATTCTTTGCCCATGCAACCAATCTATCCAAGAATTTCTTTGCAATTTTCTCCTGTATTAGAAATAACTTGGTGTGATTTCATGTATCAGAAGATGACTTGATCTGCCCAAAACAGCTAGAAGAAATACATACATGCAGCAGTAGACGAGAAGTAGCACTGCAGACTTGACCAGCATTTGCGAAGATCCCAAACATGGTCCATTCAACAGCTATTTTCAATCCAGTTATAACTTAGTACAGCTAACAAACTTGTGATAATATATGTAAAATTGACTTTTGCACTTCCATAATGCTATAAACCTTATGAATTGAGCTGAAAATAGATTGATTTTTGAAACattagataaaataaaaataggGGCATAGTGCAACATGAGGAAGAGACCTTTGTCAATGTCACGAATGTCATCAAAGACAATAAGAGGACTTTTGCCACCAAGCTCTAATGAAACAGGCTGTTGAAGATTACAATAAACAATGAATAAGGATTCTGTTATACAGGTACATAATTTGAAGATTTCTTGCATCAATGGATCCACAATGATCAAGTTGATGGAAAGTTAATTTAGGAACTGGAAATTTGCTGAGAAAGGATGGCAGctaaatatagagaaaaaaaagagaacaaaCCTTAACCATTTGGGCAGCTGAAGTCATTATCCTCTTACCAGTTTCTGTACTTCCAGTAAAAGCAATCTACAACATGGATGCGTAATTTTGATAAGTTTATGATTTGACAGTAATTATTTCAATCAAGTGATGCTTAACAGCATATGTACTCATTGAAAAAGAGGTATGATTGTCTTGACCTTATCCACATGGGGATGTGAGGATAATGGAGCACCAGCTTCAGGGCCCAGACCAGTAATTacattgaagacacctggtGGTAGGCCTATTTCCATACATATTGCACCAAGCTCTAAGCAACTCCTGAATTTTAAAAGATTTTATTCCCAGCTCCGAGGATAAAACAACTGCTCAAGTAACTTGAAAAGCATCAAAGCCTTACACAGAAGCCAATTCTGAAGGCTTTAATACAGCTGTACACCCAGCAGCCAAGGCAGGTGCGACCTTCCAAGTTGCCATCAACAGAGGATAGTTCCTTCATTTACACGAGAAAGATAAGGGTTAGAATGATCATCTGATAaactcattgttcatgtgcaaagCACAAACATAAACGATAGTAGTTCTAGCCTTTTAGGATGCATGTGAAGGTGCACGTGTGAGTGATGGGGTTAACATATTCCTAACCTGTAGAGGGCTCAACAATTGATAAATGAGCATAATAATGACTAAAAGGCTGGTATATGGCCCAAGGGGCTTCGAGAAGAAAAGGCACATTTCTAGCTGATCATGTTGTGCTTTTCTTGGATATAAGAGAGGTCAAAAGAACCAATTTCAGTTACCATGGAAGCAGCTACTAGCTTCAAATATGTTAAACTATGAAATACAAAAGCGAACAAATTTAAAATGCACTGGAATACATATTAACAGGTTTTGCTCTGATAGGACTCAGAATGTTCGCTTGTTTGACATGGATAAATGAAAGCATGTGGTAAAGATAGAAAATAAATAATCACTCTGGTTTAACCACATAACAACTGACCTTAAGAAGAAAATGAGCCATGGAATGTAGAAATAGAATCAGCATATGCTCATGAACTGAAAAACTAGAAGCATACAATGAAATGTTGGAAAACTTGTTGAATTAAGGTGCTTGAATGAAAGCAGATGTCATACCAAGGAGTGATCAGTCCAACAACCCCAATGGGTTCTTTAAGTACATATGACTTGAAGTTTTCCATAGGCAGAGAGATTGGTGAACGTTGCTTCCCATCTAAAGCTTCCGCCAGATCAGCATAGTACTCAAAGCATGCAGCGACATCATCCTAATATAAAATGTTAAAACATTGATTAAAACATGGATCATCTTCTTTCTCCAGACACAACAAACATCATAGTGCAAAATGCAAACTGAAGCTACCATGTCTGCACTTGCTTCATCCAGAGGTTTCCCAGAATCAAGTGTCTCCAGCAAAGCCAGCTCAGATTTCCTATCTTTAATCTGCACCCAGCAACAAACATTTCAAGAAAATTACTGCCAGATAAAACAACCGTGGCAGTTAACAGAAAGAAAACAATCAGACGTTTTCCTCATGATAACAGATGTccatttttgccaactttttctGCTGAGTTACACTGGTTAGACCGTTGAAGTCCGGGGGGGTCAAATGGTCAATGAAAACCCTGTCACTGGTCCAGGTTCAAAGGCTGGCACAAACttcttaaggacaaaatcaggaTGACGTCCCTCCCCCTGGTCGAGTCTTTTAACAGATGCCCATTTAAAATGCAGTAAACAGCATTAACTAGTAAGCTTTCGACATGCGTCCATAATTTCGACTACAAAAGACAATCTACAGACAATTTCAGTGTCATAGCATGGCACATAGCAGGAAAAATATTGTCCATAGGAGCCTGCATTGTTGCAATCCTGCTAGGCAGCTAAGGCTTCTACTCTACAATATGAGATTAATAGACCAAGATTAAGGTATCTACTTTAGTAGGCCAAAGATTAAGGTATCTGATATAAAGCTACAACCACACCCCTTGTAGATGTTCATACACAACAAATCAACCTAACCAGTAACCAAGAGGTGTAAAAAGAAATCAGATACTGGCCAAATAAAAGAGGAGACATTTGACAATCGCTCAACAGTCATGCATCTCACGTTTTTGTTTTTCCCAATAGCGATCTCTATGGACTCCAAAAAACACTAGACAAGAGCAACCTTCCTAGTCGCCCCCAAAACTAACTATGTTCACACACCAGCTAGATGTTCACGGGATATGGTTGTGAGTTGTGATAGGACAAGGTTGGCACCTTGGCGGCGATCGCTCTGAGAAAGTTGGCTCGCATGGCCCCAGAGGCACGCGACCAGTGCCTCCCGCCGTCGCGGGAGAACGCGTCCCGCGCCGCGGCGACCGCGATCTCCACGTCCTCCGCCGTGCCCGCCGGGATGTCGCCTTCGCGGATACCGATCAGTGATTACCACCACAACAAAAAGGTCGAGTTCAGtacggtgcttggctgcttgcTAGGCTGCTGCAGGTACGACGTCAAAGCGATcggagagaggggggggggggggcgcggGCAAGCACGAACCGATGGTGGCCTCCGTGGCCGGGTTGACGACGGGGAGGCGGCGCCCGAGGCACGGCTCCCTCCAGGCCCCGCCAATGAAGAGGCCGCGCCGGGGGACCGtctgcggcggcgccatggcgatGCGGTGGACTGGAGACGAGAGGACAGAGGAGTgacctgctgccgccgccgccgccgcctttcAGGTTGGCCTGCGCGTGCCCTCCGGTGACTGTTTGGTGGCCGACCTGTAGCAGGCTAGCAGCTCCGCTGTGCTACTTTTTGATCTGGACTCCGGTCGCCGTGCTTTGCAATCGATCGATTATTTTAAAAGGGgcaacggatctagtgcaaactcatttcccgtgcaaactgtgcaaactctaatctggatcgcaggatgttgatcaagggggcacatgagagaggtggaaggagagGTTTGTAAAAGTGTGATTAAGAGCGGACGGTTAAGTGCAAAATTACCCAATCTATCTGTgccccttggatcaacatcctgtggtccagattagagtttgcacagtttgcacgaaAGATaagtttgcactagatccgttgcCATTTTAAAATGGAGTATATTGGCGAAGGATATGTTGGGCGAAGAGGTGACCCACCTGCCATGTGATGAAGGATATCTATCTTGGCGCACGCGCACGTTGTCGCGTACGGGCACGCATGCCTCGCCAGTCCACCACCCGTGCACGGTGGCACGGCTTCGGTGGGCGTGTGAGTGGTGCGGAGCCCACCATGCACCAGCGTCGCCATCCCTCCGCGACTTTTTGTGATTTGTCTACAGCTCAGCACCGTCTCCGGTGACAGTAAAGCAGCACAGTGGGCGGAAAGGCTAATCTCTCTGGGGAATTTGATGTTGCCAGTTTATAGAAACAATCGTGTGGTAGTAGTAGATCGCTTTCTGCTTGGCTTGCTACTGTTTAGCGGCaatgttttttttctcgaatacgcaaaAGGTTTGCGCATCGTTGCATTAAGTAGAAGGAATGTTTACAGGTGCGCTTTAGCGCTGAGTACAGACGGCGAGGAGTGGGGGGTGTTTTAATAGCAATAAACATTACAACTGACAccttctcccccccccccctcctctcAAAAGGAAAGCGGACTACTCACGAATCAAACAACCAAGGTGCCGGGCTCCTCCTTCGATCCAAAGGTCGGCGTTGGCCCTGATGGTGCTCAGTAGCTGTGTAATGTCGGAGGATGCGTTACGAAAGCATCGAGCGTTACGCTCCTTCCAGATCTCCCAGGCTACTAATGCGAATAGGGTGTCGGCTCCTTTTTGACGTTCACCGTGCCAGCGCAACCTCCAGTGGTCCCACCATGCCATTAGGGTCTCATCACCAACCAGGGATGCGTCGACTCCAAGAACTGATAGTATGGTCCACCAGACCTGCCGTGAGAACGAGCAAGAAGCCACGATATGATCGATAGTCTCTGGGTCTTGATCGCAGAGGTAGCAACTGTCGACGGCTTGCAGGCCGTGGCGTCGCCTCCTGTCCGCAGTCCAATGCCGACCTCTGATGGCGAGCCAAAGGAAGATCTTAACTCGTAGTGGCGCCTAAATTTTCCATATCCTCGAGCAGCCGCGCACCGGGAGGGAGGCCGCAAGGAGAGCACGGTAGGCTGACTTAGCTGAATATTGGCTGTCTGGTGTCCATCTCCAGACGAGAGAGTCCTCCCCGACACTCAACTGGCACTGTGAGACCGCATCCCACAACTTCAAGTAATCCGGGAAGGCCGCGGAGGTGATCCCTCCCGAAATCTGGCGAACCCACGCACGCGCTGTGAGTCCTTCGGCGACCGTTGTAGACTTGATATCCGCTGACTGACGAAGGCCAAGAGAGCGGGGGCGATGTCCTTGACTGACTGTGTCTGGATCCACTTCCCCGTCCAGAAATGTGTTGAGCGCCCATTAACGAGCACAGTGTACGTCGAGGCATTGAAGAATGCTCGAACTTCTTTGGAGGATGCAATGGGTAGACTGGACCACGCCCTGTCTTGATCCACCTTCTGTAGCCAAAGCCATCTGGTTTGCAGGGCGATGGATGTGAGTCGCAGATCAGGGATGCCCAGACCCCCCAGTTCCGTTGGTCGACAAACAATGGGCCACGCGACCATGCATTTCCCCCTAACTGAGCCTTCTTTCCCCGTCCACAGGAACCTGCGGCAAATGTTGTTGATTTCGTCTAATGCCTAGGGTGGGAGGCCGTCCGCAATGATGGTGTAAATGGGAATGGCGGAGAGGACGGACTTGATCCAGATGAGCCTGCCGCTCCTCGCCATGAGCGGCCCATGGCAGCTCGGAAGCCTTCTTTCGATGACGTCTATGGTGGACTGAATCCGCGCTTTTGGGATTTTTTTGGTACTCAGCGGCAAACCAAGGTACGTGATGGGGAAGTCGGCTCGGCAGCAGCCCAGCACCTCCTGCAGCTGCGGCAGGATGTCCTGTGGCATGTGGATCGCCGTGATGGAGCATTTGGCAAGGTTGGTGTGCAGTCCGGATGCTTCCCCAAAAATTCTTAGTATTTCCTtgaccgccctcgcctccgtcaCATCCGGGTACATGAACATGATGACGTCGTCGGCGTACAGGCTGCAGTGGTGCCTGATCACCGGCACTCTGATAGGCCTCAGCAAATTCTCCGCTGCGGCCGTCGCGACCAGCCTGGCGAACACTTCCATGGCGATTATGAAAAGCATCGGCGAAAGCGAATCACCTTGGCGGACTCCTCTCCTGTGGCTGATGGCGTTACCCGGTCGACCATTAAGGATTATGCGCGAAGTGGCCGTGGATAGTATTGTGGCTACCCACCGGCGCCAACGTTCGCCGAAGCCGAACGTCTGCAAGGTGTTCAGCAGGAAGGGCCAGGCAACGGTGTCGAATGCTTTGGAAATATCGAGCTTCAGCAGTGCCATGGGGGTCTTTTTTTTCCTGAGGTATACAGCAGCACGCtggacgaacttgaagttatcGTGAATTGTCCTTCCACGAATGAAGGCGTTCTGGTTCGATGAGATCATGCTTTGTAGCAACGGCGCTAGCCGCGACGCAAGGAGCTTGGACACCAGCTTCCCGAAGCTGTGAATCATCGAAATTGGCCGGTAGTCTCCAGGAGAAGCGGCGTCTGGCTTTTTGGGCAGTAGGATGACCAAGGCGTTGTTCAGCCGTTTGAAGGCGCAGCTGTCTCCGAAAAGGAACGCGTTAACGGCAGCCAGGACATCCAATTTGATATGCGGCCACGATGATTTGTAGAACAGTCCTGTAAAACC
Protein-coding sequences here:
- the LOC8057487 gene encoding betaine aldehyde dehydrogenase 1 — its product is MAPPQTVPRRGLFIGGAWREPCLGRRLPVVNPATEATIGDIPAGTAEDVEIAVAAARDAFSRDGGRHWSRASGAMRANFLRAIAAKIKDRKSELALLETLDSGKPLDEASADMDDVAACFEYYADLAEALDGKQRSPISLPMENFKSYVLKEPIGVVGLITPWNYPLLMATWKVAPALAAGCTAVLKPSELASVSCLELGAICMEIGLPPGVFNVITGLGPEAGAPLSSHPHVDKIAFTGSTETGKRIMTSAAQMVKPVSLELGGKSPLIVFDDIRDIDKAVEWTMFGIFANAGQVCSATSRLLLHEKIAKKFLDRLVAWAKNIKVSDPLEEGCRLGSVVSEGQYEKIKKFISTARSEGATILYGGARPQHLKRGFFLEPTIITDISTSMQIWREEVFGPVICVKEFRRESEAVELANDTQYGLAGAVISDDQERCERISKALQSGIIWINCSQPCFVQAPWGGNKRSGFGRELGEWGLDNYMTVKQVTKYCSDEPWGWYQPPSKL